The following DNA comes from uncultured Acidilobus sp. JCHS.
AAGGATCCTGGGCAACGCGTACGGCTACATGGGCACGGACTACTACGGCAGGCCAATACTCCTCGGCATACTCCTAGGGCTGCCGAACGCGCTTGAGATGGGCCTTCTGGCCTCGCTGCTTGCCGTGCTGATAGGCGTCCTGGTCGGGGGCTACTCGGGCTACCTGGGCGGCAAGGCGGACTCCTTCATTAACTGGTTCTCCATGGTGGTTCTGGCCCTCCCAGCGCTCCCGTTCCTGGTCGCCCTGGGCCTCTGGCTCAGGTCAAGCCTTTCCCTGTGGGTCGAGGTCCTCCTGATAACGTTCCTGAGCTGGCCCTTCTACGCCATAATAGCGAGGAGCTCCGCCCAGAGCATAAGGACAAGCGCCTTCGTCGAGGCTGACAGGCTGCTCGGGATACCGTCATACAGGACGTTCTTCACCCACTTCATGCCTAGGCTCACGCCGTTCACGGTGGCCTACACAGTGCTCGGCATACCTGGGGTGATACTTCTGGTCCAGTCCCTGGCCTTCATAGGGATAGCGCCGCCGAACCTGGTGACCTGGGGCTACCTGCTGGACCAGGCCTACGCGAACAACGCCGCCCTGAACGGCTGGTGGTGGTGGATACTGTTCCCAGGCCTCATGATAGTGGTCGTGGCCATGCCGTTCGTCATAGTGGGCTTCGCCATAGAGAGGGCGGCCTTCGGCGGAAGGTAAGGACGTAAAGCTATTATTATGTGACCACCTCTCCTGGGACGGCGAGGACCCTTGAGGATAGCCGTCGTTGGCAGCAGGGGCTTTGGCACTGTTCACCTGGCAGCGATGTCAAGGCTTAGGGACGAAGGCCTCGACATAGAGTACTACACCTACAGCTCCTCCGAGCAGGAGGCCAGGTCCCTGGCTGAGAGGTTCGGGGCCGCGGGCTACTTCACCAGCTACGACGAGGTCCTCTCATCAAGGGTTGACGCAGTTGACCTTGTAGTGAGCCACGACGCTCACGCGCCCATGGCGATGAGGGCCTTCAGCGCGGGGAAGCACGTGCTCCTTGAGAAGCCCATGGCGAGGACCCTTGAGGAGGCCCAGGCCATAGTTGAAGCTGCCGAGAGGAGCGGCCTCAGGCTCATGATAGCCGAGAACTACCACTTCGACGAGACGTTCAACGAGCTCTACAGGCGCCTCCCATCGGTAGGCAGGCCACACACGATCATAGTCAGGGACACCCACTACAACCAGCCGAGGGGCTGGAGGAGGGTAAAGGAGCTCATGGGGGGAGGGGCAGTCATAGACGGAGGCATACACATGATCCACGTCATGCTTAACGCCATGGGCGAGTACTCATCGGTCTTCTCCACGGTCTACCGCAGCGGGGCCATCGACATGGAAGGCGAGGACGTCGGGGTCGCCATCTTCAACTTCAGGTCAGGGGCTAAGGGGATATACATATACGGCTGGGCCTTCAGGGGCCCGCCTGCAACGCCCATAATAGAGGTCTACGGTGACAGGGGCTCAATCTACGAGGACCCGAGCTCAAGGCTCTTCATGGAGTCGAGGGGGTTCAGGTACTTCGCCAGGCACGGGGACCTTGTAGTTAACGGGCAGAGGGTCGAGGTCCCTAGGAAGGACATGATAGCCGAGGAGATAAGGGCCTTCGTTGAGTACGTCGACGGGAAGAGGAAGGACAACCCTATGCCCCCGGAGCTCGAGATCAGGGACCTAAGGGCCGTCCTCGACATATATGCCGCGTCATCCAGGTGCTAGGCCTCCTCGAGCCTCAGGCCCTCCAGGGAGGCAAAGGCCCTCAGCCCAGGGACCACGTCATCAAACACAACAGCGTAGTGGGCCCCCATGGGCCTTGAGAGGGTGAGCTCGAGGGCCCTCTCGGAGACCCTGAAGGCCACCTGGGTCCTGCAGGCCCTCGTGAAGGGCCTCCCCAGGGCGACCTCAGCCCTTATGGCCCTAAGGGTCCTGGTCCTGGGGTCATACTTTGCGAGCGTGGCCCTCAGGCCCTCCCTCACGTAGGCCCTAACCCCTACGGGCCTGTCCGTCTCAAAGTGGGTCGTGAGCTCAAAGGATGACGCCTCCGAGAGGGGGAAGGTGCAGTGGGCTATTGCCAGCGTCCCAGCGGGTCCAGGCGTCACGTTGCCCATCCAGGCGGGCCTCCCTGAAAGCTTTGAGAGGATGTACATTGTCAGGAGGCTCGGCACGTCGCCCTCGCAGCCAGCTATGAGGCCCTTTGAGTTGAGGGCTGCCAGGGCCAGGCACGGCGTCACGCCGTATATCCTCAGGAGGTCAAAGCACCTGACGGTGAGGGGGCCCTCGGAAAGCCTCCTCATGGCGCTGGCCAGCCTCAGCGCCCTCTCAACCTGTTCTTCGCTCACCCCCTCAAGCCTTGACGGCTGGCCGGGCATCTGCTCGGGCTCGGCCCCCTCAGCCTCCTTGGCCAGGTCCTCCAGGGGGACCACCTCAACGGAGGCCCCCAGGAGGTCACCCTCCCCAGTGCTGTAGACAAGCCACTCGGACGGGCCCCCGAAGGACGTTATCTTCAAGCCCTCGAGCTCCTCAACTGCCTCGGCAGCCCTGGCGGCCTGGGCCAGCACCTGCCTGGCGGAGCCGAAGTCGTAGAGCTGCACGCTTACGCCCGAGGCCTGGAGGAGGGAGGCCGCCTCGGAGGCGGCGGCCAGGGAGTTATAGGAGTCGTGGTAGAACAGCAGGACTAACTTGGCGCCCTGGGAGGCCTCAAGGATCTTCCTCTCGGTCCCTCCCGTGAGCACGAGCACGGCGGCCAGGTCTACGGGCCCGGGCTCCGCTGAGAACCCGGCAGCCTCTGCCGCCCTCCTGAACTCGGCCTCCATCTCGTCAAGGCCTGGGGAGCCTGAGGACCTGACCGCCGCGTACCTGAGCCTCAGCGCCCTCACCCCAAGGAGGAGGCTTCACCCCTCAGGGCGGGGAGGATATGAGCGTTTATAGGCCTTTGCTATAACATCTGCTCCTGTCGTTGGGCGCGGGCGAGCTTAGCAGGCAGTGAGCCCGTGCCTCCCCGGGGCTGACGGCGGGGCCTGAGGCGGTGATGCCGCGCCCGTGGGGGCCCTGAGAGGTGATGGAGAAGGCCCCAGTGGGCGCAGACCCCTCGCCCTTTAGGGCGGGGGCCGTCAGCTTGGCGGCCAGGGCCTCACAGGGCTAAATTTTGGTGGCCTCACCGGCTGTCAGCGCTGGCCCACTCCCTGGCCCTCCTCACCCTCTCCCTTATGCAGAGGAGGGCCAGGTCATAGGCATACTCAATATCTCTCTGCGTCAGGACCCTGTAGACGCTCCCCTCCCTCAACATGTAGTGCCTCCTGAGCATCTTCGCCACTATGCTGTCTAGGTCAGCTCCGCCCAGTATCATGACACCAACCTCCTTTATCAGCGGGTTGTCGCAGTCCCCCGGCCTGAAGGGCGTAGCCCAGCTCCTGACCTTGACCTGGCCGCTGGCCACGCACCTGGAGGCCTCCTCGTAGAGCCTCTCGAGCTCCTCGTCGCTCAGGTTAACCTTGAAGTCGTAGTGCAGCGTGGCTCTCAGCATGTCCTTAGTCATCCCGAGGGCTATTAGGCCGGCGGCGGCTCTCAGCACCCCCTTGCACTCCAAGGCCCTTCTCCTGACCTAAGCATATAGCTGGGGCCTTTACGCTACTCCTTGCACAGCCTTGGACTGGCAGCACGTTATGGAGGTCCTCTCAAGGGCGCCCTATCACGTCGACTTCTTGGTCTACAAGGACGAGCTTCCTGACCCTGGTTCCGCCTGCCTCGAGCCCTCCTGGGGGAGGCCTAGGGGGCAACTGAGGGACTGGAGGGCCACCCTACCTGACGGGAGCTGCATGCACGTTATCGAGTACAGGAGGCTCTACGTGGTCCACAGGGACAGGGCGAACCTGAACGACAGCGTGGTGAGGCACGTGGCGCTTGACGAGCCAAAGCTGATACTGCCCCTGGCGGTCTGGCTCCCTTTTCTTGGGCTCCTCAGGGTCCTCTACAGGGTCGTCAGGCGGAAGAGGCTGATGACGAGGGGTGACCCCTGCGCTTATAACGGGAGCGACGCCCTGTTGCTGAGGAGGGCAAAGGGACATGACGGGCGAGAAGGCCCAGGTCCTGATAGACAGGGAGCTTTACGAGATGGCTAAGAAGTACGTGGAGCAGCAGGGGACCTTCTCCTCAGTTGACGAGCTGGTAGAGTTCCTCCTCAGGCAGCTGCTGGAGGAGCAGCAGGGGGAGGTAATGAGCAGGGAGGAAGAGGAGGCGGTCAAGGACAGGCTCAGGAGGTTGGGCTACCTCTAGGCGCGGCCCGCCAGCGCCCTCTCTATGGCCTCCACCAGCTTAGCGGCGTTGACCTCGGGCGGGTCATTGGCCGTGTCAAGGACTAGGTCAGGCCTCTCAGGCTCCTCGTAGGGGTCGCTGACCCCTGTGAAGTTCTTTATCTCGCCCGCCAGCGCCCTCCTGTAGAGGCCCTTCGGGTCCCTTTCAATGCAGACCTCCAGCGGGCACCTGGCGTAGACCTCGAGGAAGGCCGCTTCCTCTGACACTATCTTCCTGGCCTCCTCCCTGGCCTCCCTGTAGGGCGAGACGAAGCTGCATATCACTATGACCCCGTTCCTGGCCAGGAGCCTTGCCACCCACGCGACCCTCCTCAGGTGCCTTACCCTCTCCTCCCTGGTGTAGCCCGCTTCTGGGTCTATGTGGGCCCTGAACCAGTCGCCGTCAAGCACCTCTACCCTATAGCCCTTGGACTCCAGCGCCTCCTTGGCCCTGAGGGCGACCGTGGTCTTGCCGCTGCCCGGCAGGCCCGTTATCCAGGCCACCAGGCCCCTCTCAAGGCACCTTGCCCTCATGGTCCCTCCCGCTTGCCCTGGGCCAGGGGGATTTTATCGTGCTGGGGCTTAATTAAGCTTAATTAAGCTTAATAAGCCCTCCTACTCGGGCTGCCCGTAGGCGAGCTGAAGTGGCCAGGAGGCCCTTGAGGGAGGCGAGAGGCAGGTACACGACGGTCTCAATACCCACGCCCCTCTTCGAGAGGATAAAGGTCCTCATAGAGGGGACAGGCTTCACCAGCGTGTCTCAGTTCGTGACGTACGTCCTAAGGGAGGTGGTGAGCGACATGGAGAAGCAGAAGGCCCAGGCGGCCGTCAGCGAGGAGGAGAAGAAGGAGATCATAGAGAGGCTGAGGAGCCTGGGCTACATATGAGGTGATTTCCTTGGTCTCAGCGCCTCACGGCGGCAGGCTCATAGACAGGGTTGCGAGGGGCCTCAGGGCCGAGAGGCTGGCCGAGGAGGCCAACTCAATGCCCACCATCGACCTGAACGCCAGCACGGCGTACGAGGTGGCCAACGTGGCCCACGGCGTCTACAGCCCCCTTGAAGGCTTCATGACCCAGGACGACTATGAGAGCGTCCTCAGGTCGTCAAGGCTTGTCAACGACGTGCCCTGGACCATACCGATAGTGCTTGACGTCAGCGAGCAGGTAGCTAAGCAGGCCCTTAACAACGACGTGGTCCTCTCCTACCAGGGCGTGAGGTTCGCGGTCCTGAGCGTCGAGGACGCCTACAGGTGGGACAGGAGAGCCTTCGCCGAGAGGGTCTATGGGGTCCTTGACCCGGAGCACCCAGGCGTCTCGGCCGCCATGGCCAGGCAGGGCGAGTTCCTCATAGGGGGGATGGTGGAGCTGTTCAGGGAGCTCCCCGAGCCGTTTGGGAGGTACAGGCTGTGGCCCAAGGAGACGAGGGTCCTCTTTGAGCAGCTGGGCTGGAGGACCATAGCGGCCTTCCAGACGCGCAACGCGCCCCACCTGGGCCATGAGTTCGTGATAAAGTCAGCCCTTACCTTCACTGACGGCGTTTTCGTGAACCCGCTCGTGGGCTGGAAGAAGAAGGGGGACTTCACAGATGAGGCCATAGTGAGGTCCTATGAGGCCCTCCTGACCCACTACTTCCCCAAGGGGAGCTACGTGTTCAGCGTCCTGAGGGCGCCCATGTACTACGCCGGCCCCAAGGAGGCCATACACCACGCCATAATGAGGAAGAACTTCGGGGCAACTCACTTCATAGTGGGCAGGGACCACGCTGGCGTCGGCAGGTACTACGGGCCCTACGACGCCTGGAAGGCATTTGAGGAGTTCCCCGACCTGGGGGTCACGCCGCTGTTCCTCAGGGAGTTCTTTTACTGTACCAAGTGCAAGGCGGTCGTCAACGAGAAGATATGTCCACACGACGACAGCGCGAGGGTGAGGATAAGCGGCACCGAGATAAGGAGGATGATCACGCAGGGCCAGAGGCCCCCGGACTACATGATGAGGCCTGAGGTGGCTGACGCGCTCATAGCTATGGGCGAGAGGGCGTTCATTTAGGTAGCCTCGCTACGAAGGCCGAGATCGCTGTCGCGAGGAGGGCCGCGTCGAGGACGTATGAGACCAGGTCATCGTAGGCGTTACGCTGAAGGCTCAGCCTGCTGAGCCTGAGGGGCTGGGCCCTTTGCACGGAGATGTTAACGAGGCTCACGTTAAGCTCCTCAAGGCCCACACTGGTCACGTTAACGGTCACGGGCGGGAGCCTCAGCAGCTTCGGCAGGGCCAGGGCAGGCCTTGATGAGGAGGTCCAGCCCAGCACCTGTCCGCTGGAGCTCAGGTAGCCCTCAGCGGTCCCGTTCACGAAGACCCCCACCTGCTCCTGCACGCCGCCTGGCAGGTAGAGGGTCCCAGTTATCTCGAAGCCTCCCTCAAAGGGGTAAAGGTAGTTGAGGGAGTAAGGGTAGTCAAAGGCCACGGTGACGCCATCCATGGCGCCTGAGCCCGTCAGGAACGCCTGGTAGGACCAGCCTGATGGGGGCCTCACGAAGAGGTCCCAGGTGTTGAGCCTCTTCGCCACGGCCTGGACGTAGCCGGAGGTCGAGAGGGCGTACGTTACGTTCTCCTCCATTATGTAGACGAAGGGCATGTAGCTCTGGTTAAGCGCGTACTGCCCTGCCATGACCCCCTGGCCTACGAAGTACACGCTCACGTAGTCAGGGGCCTTGAGCCTGTAGGCCCCAGACGAGTTGAAGAGTATCACATAGCTGGAGCCGTCTGTGACGTAGCAGCCGCTATCATAGCAGTAGGCGCTAAGCGGGTAGTCGTATATGACGGTGTCGGCCGCTAGTGCCCTCGGCGACGACGGAGAGTAAGCCATGAGGAGGGGCCTGTATGGGGGGCTCAAGAAGGACTCCTCGACGCCTGCCCCGACGACCTGGTCTCCCTTGCAGGATATCGTGGTCAGCGCCCCGTTGACACCTGCCACAAGGGCCTCAGCGCCCCTAGAGGTTACAACTGCGAGGGCTGGTCGATCTTCATAGCTTCCGGCTATGAAGACCTCGTTGCCCTCTGAGCAAGCCGAGTAAAAGGTCACCGGGACCCAGTAGGCCCTGTCGCCCAGCTGGACCAGGGCCGTGCCGTTCTGCGACGTAAAGATTACCTCGCTCAGGTTGAGCGGGTTGAACCAGGCGAGCGTCAGGCTGGTGTTAGAGGCCACACCCCAGGCAGGCGGGGAGGGGTAGGGGGCCAGGGCCATGGCGGCCGCTGAGGACATAAGTATTACGTACACAAGGGCCGCCGCCACCCACCACCTCAAGGCGAGACCCTGGGCTTGTCGGTGGCCAGGGCTTTAAGTAGGGAAAACAAAAGATAACGTCAGTGCCTCCTTGACAGCAGGACGAGGGCTACGAGGATCACTATGGCGGCCGTGGTGCCTCCTATGGTTGCGGCCTTGGCCGTAGAGCTGTAGCCGCTCGGCACTGTTACCGTAACTGAGGTCAGGTTGCCTATGGTCGTCTGCGATGGCTTAACTACGACGCCATTGACGCCCACCAGCGTGACCTCAACATTGTCTATAGAGTGCACCGCCCTGGCCAGCCTCGTTAGGTTGTTCTCCTGGAGTATCTCAGAGGCGTTGTTGACAAGGTATGTTATGGCCGCCAGGCTCTGCTTGGGGTTCTTAGCCCCCGCCTTCTCGAAGAGCGGCGTCGCTATTGAGTAGCTGGTCTCTTCCTGCGACGTAGACACGTTAACGTAGAGCGTTGAGGGCACGACGACCCTGAAGTTCTCCTCTATGTAGGATATGATCTGCGCGCTGGCGTTAGCGAGCTCCTTAAGCCTCTTCAGGCCGTGGTAACCGAAGTCGAAGTTGGGCAGCCCCTGCAGGCCAGTCAGGCCCATCTGGCCGTTGAAGTTGGGCATGCCCTGCTCCGCCAGGGTCTGAAGGGCCTTCAAGGCATCGTTAATGAGGTCGTTTGAGGCGTTGACCTCAAGGTCAAAGGCCACAGTCCTTGAGGTGAAGTTGACGTCAGCGTAGCAGCTCGCGTTGAAGAAGCCAGGCCTGAGGGCAGCGTTCAGGGCTGCCTGTATCATGCCTAGCGTAGTGTTGGGCGGGGCCGGGGTCCCGTTGACCACTATCAGGGCGTAGAGGGAGAGGTAGGTGGAGCTCATGAACACCTTGTACTCCTTGACCTGGACGCCGCTGACGTTGATTGACGTGAACGGGAGAGACGGGAGGGAAGGCTGCTGAAGCGTGAGGCCCTGCTGTAGGGGCGGGTACCAGGAGGCGTTGAGCCATATAGTCACCAGGTACTCAGCTGGGCTAGGGATCACCTCAACGGAGCCCAGGTAGGAAACGTTGAAGCTCCTGGAGAGGGTGCTGTTGTAATAGATCAGGTAGCTGAGGGCCCTGGTGATCTCAAGCCTCCCGTTCGAGGTCCTGTTCAGGTAGCCTACGTGAACGAGGGCGCCACTGAGCTCAGGGGGCTGTTGCTCCTCATTCCACTGCCAGTTGTCATTCCATTGCTGGCCCTCCTCCAGCTTACTTAGGTTAGGCATGAGGCCAGCGTGATGGATGCGGAAGAGGGTCGAGTTCTCATAGAACGTGACGGCTATCGAGGTGTTGCCCGGGACTTCATGGCTAACCTCTGCCGACCCGTTTACGAGGACCCTCACGGCGTTGTTTGGGTAGACATAGATGTAATTGGCGTCATGAGAGAAGGCCTGGGCTGGGAGGACCGCCAGGAACATCAGGGCAACAAGGGCAGTCGCTGCCAATGAGCCCATAACCCTATTGAAGTCGTCCATGTCTAAAGTCCCACCTACCTAATAGCGTCCCAGGCTTTATATACGGTTTCTCATATACCTGGAGGCCCTATACGGCATGATTATATGACACCGGTTAGCCCTTATTATCCTGAAAACCACGTCCTCTGTGGTGCCTAGCTTGCCTGTAAGGCCGAGGCTCACCGTGAGCAGGTACGTGATATTCCTGGACTTCGAGGGCTTCAGGTACAGGGGTCATGAGGCCATAGAGCTTGAGTCGCAGGAGGACGTCAGGCTGGACGCCGAGGGGGTGAAGGTAACCTCCGTCAGGGCCAACGGGAGAGAGGTTGAGTTCAGCCAGGACGGGAGGAGCGTGACGATCAGGACTGGGAGGTTCTCAGGGGTCCTCGAGGTCGACTTCGAGGGGGAGGCCGCTGAGAGGCTGGTGGGCATCTACAGGGCTAAGCAGGACAACGACTACTACATATCGACCCAGTTCGAGTCAGTCCACGCCAGGAAGATGTTCCCATGCGTTGACGACCCTGCCTACAAGGCCAGGTTCAAGCTCACGGTGAGGGTGCCGAGGGACCTCCACGTCATATCCAACATGCCCATAGAGAGGGTCACGCTCGAGGGGGACAGGAAGGTCGTGGAGTTCTACGAGACGCCCCCCATGTCGACCTACCTCCTCTACCTTGGCGTAGGCAGGTGGGAGGAGCTGGCTGATGAGGGAGGCCGCTACATAGTGGCCGCCCCGCCCGGCAGGACCAGGTACGGAAGGCTAGCTCTCTGGGCCGCCAGGAGGAGCGTGGAGTTCTACGAGAGGTACTTCGGCATACCGTACCCGATGCCTAAGATGCACCTGATCGCTGTCCCGGAGTTCGCCTTCGGGGCTATGGAGAACTGGGGCGCCATAACGTTCAGGGAGAACGCCCTCCTGGCCCCGGAGGACGCCGACCTGGCCCAGAGGAGGAGGGTCGCCGAGGTGGTGGCCCACGAGATAGCTCACCAGTGGTTCGGGGACCTGGTCACCATGAGGTGGTGGGATGACCTGTGGCTCAACGAGAGCTTCGCCACCTTCATGAGCTTCAAGGCCTTGAGCTCCTTCGCCCCGGAGCTGATGCCCTGGGAGAACTTCATTCTCGGCGAGACGGAGGGAGCCATGCTCAGGGACTCCCTCAGCACGACTCACCCCATACACGTAGAGGTCTCGACGCCTGATGAGATAGAGGGGATATTTGACGAGATAAGCTACGGCAAGGGCGCCAGCGTGCTTAGGATGGTCGAGTACTTCCTCGGGGAGTCGTTCAGGAAGGGCCTCTCGTCGTACCTTGAGCACTTCAAGTACTCCAACGCTGAGGCCCGTGACCTCTGGGAGGCCGTACAGCCCTTCACGACTGTTCCGGTGGTTGACCTCATGAACGACTGGATCATGAAGCCCGGCTACCCCTACGTAATAGCTCAACCCGAGGGGGACAGGGTCAGGCTAACTCAGCACAGGTTCTCCCTTGTCAGGAAGGTTGAGGACCTCACCTACATGGTCCCCGTGACGTTTGAGGTCAACGGGAGAAGGGTGGACGTGGTCCTCAGGTCAAGGGAGCAGGAGGTAACGGTAGGTGAGGAGGTCAGGAGGCTTAAGGCAAACCTTGACAGGGCCGGCTTCTACAGGGTCCTCTACAGGGACCTCTCGAAGCTCAGCGAGCTGAACTCCTTCGAGGCCTACGGCCTGGTCAACGACTACTACTACTTCATGCTCTCAGGTCTCGTTAGCAGGGACGAGTACCTCAGGGCAGTCAGCATGGTGGAGGGCCGCGCTGGGTACCTCCCTGCCCTTGAGCTGAGTGACCAGCTCTTCACCCTCTTCCTAGTCAACCCGACAGCCTTCGGCGACAGGGCGCTGAGGTACCACAGGTCGCAGCTGGGGGCCGTCTCGGCGAGGCCCGAGGAGCACTTCAGGGAGCTGGCCGGCAGGCTGGCCCACAGGCTGGCCGCGATGGACCGCGGCTACGCCGGCGAGCTGGCCAAGCAGTTCGGGAAGCCCGTCGACCCCAACATGAGGCAGGCCGTCTACACGGCCTACGCCGTGGCGACGGGCGACCTGGAGGGCCTGAGGAGGGAGTACGACTCCCAGCAGCTGGACTCAGAGAAGGTCAAGGTGCTCAACGCGGCCGTCCAGGTAAGGGACAGGTCGGTGCTCGCCAGGGCGCTGGACTGGGTGGCCTCAGGCAAGAGGCAGAACATGCTCTACGTGCTGATGGCCGCCTACAACCCTGAGGGCCG
Coding sequences within:
- a CDS encoding ABC-type dipeptide/oligopeptide/nickel transport system, permease component, with amino-acid sequence MAEVETGLRVYLKFILKDRAALASLIVIAFLVGVAAYVSTWPSSVAFNYLNRLQYWESLYPADAAPSWMVYFEPAAYTPTLYLSPSSVILNYSAGNVYIYKLTYSFSWPSLKAPTDVSFSFSGNATISQILIVWRKPSGSEVNMSVTVGSTTSNFDLVGVQKALLSYIYERTGTMPTFVTSDVLAKALFNSLSSSGIGPAERGTYTVTVYLVTQGPEKLSQAEIRILGNAYGYMGTDYYGRPILLGILLGLPNALEMGLLASLLAVLIGVLVGGYSGYLGGKADSFINWFSMVVLALPALPFLVALGLWLRSSLSLWVEVLLITFLSWPFYAIIARSSAQSIRTSAFVEADRLLGIPSYRTFFTHFMPRLTPFTVAYTVLGIPGVILLVQSLAFIGIAPPNLVTWGYLLDQAYANNAALNGWWWWILFPGLMIVVVAMPFVIVGFAIERAAFGGR
- a CDS encoding putative dehydrogenase; the encoded protein is MRIAVVGSRGFGTVHLAAMSRLRDEGLDIEYYTYSSSEQEARSLAERFGAAGYFTSYDEVLSSRVDAVDLVVSHDAHAPMAMRAFSAGKHVLLEKPMARTLEEAQAIVEAAERSGLRLMIAENYHFDETFNELYRRLPSVGRPHTIIVRDTHYNQPRGWRRVKELMGGGAVIDGGIHMIHVMLNAMGEYSSVFSTVYRSGAIDMEGEDVGVAIFNFRSGAKGIYIYGWAFRGPPATPIIEVYGDRGSIYEDPSSRLFMESRGFRYFARHGDLVVNGQRVEVPRKDMIAEEIRAFVEYVDGKRKDNPMPPELEIRDLRAVLDIYAASSRC
- a CDS encoding adenylylsulfate kinase (apsK), encoding MRARCLERGLVAWITGLPGSGKTTVALRAKEALESKGYRVEVLDGDWFRAHIDPEAGYTREERVRHLRRVAWVARLLARNGVIVICSFVSPYREAREEARKIVSEEAAFLEVYARCPLEVCIERDPKGLYRRALAGEIKNFTGVSDPYEEPERPDLVLDTANDPPEVNAAKLVEAIERALAGRA
- a CDS encoding ATP sulfurylase, encoding MVSAPHGGRLIDRVARGLRAERLAEEANSMPTIDLNASTAYEVANVAHGVYSPLEGFMTQDDYESVLRSSRLVNDVPWTIPIVLDVSEQVAKQALNNDVVLSYQGVRFAVLSVEDAYRWDRRAFAERVYGVLDPEHPGVSAAMARQGEFLIGGMVELFRELPEPFGRYRLWPKETRVLFEQLGWRTIAAFQTRNAPHLGHEFVIKSALTFTDGVFVNPLVGWKKKGDFTDEAIVRSYEALLTHYFPKGSYVFSVLRAPMYYAGPKEAIHHAIMRKNFGATHFIVGRDHAGVGRYYGPYDAWKAFEEFPDLGVTPLFLREFFYCTKCKAVVNEKICPHDDSARVRISGTEIRRMITQGQRPPDYMMRPEVADALIAMGERAFI
- a CDS encoding Aminopeptidase N, with protein sequence MPVRPRLTVSRYVIFLDFEGFRYRGHEAIELESQEDVRLDAEGVKVTSVRANGREVEFSQDGRSVTIRTGRFSGVLEVDFEGEAAERLVGIYRAKQDNDYYISTQFESVHARKMFPCVDDPAYKARFKLTVRVPRDLHVISNMPIERVTLEGDRKVVEFYETPPMSTYLLYLGVGRWEELADEGGRYIVAAPPGRTRYGRLALWAARRSVEFYERYFGIPYPMPKMHLIAVPEFAFGAMENWGAITFRENALLAPEDADLAQRRRVAEVVAHEIAHQWFGDLVTMRWWDDLWLNESFATFMSFKALSSFAPELMPWENFILGETEGAMLRDSLSTTHPIHVEVSTPDEIEGIFDEISYGKGASVLRMVEYFLGESFRKGLSSYLEHFKYSNAEARDLWEAVQPFTTVPVVDLMNDWIMKPGYPYVIAQPEGDRVRLTQHRFSLVRKVEDLTYMVPVTFEVNGRRVDVVLRSREQEVTVGEEVRRLKANLDRAGFYRVLYRDLSKLSELNSFEAYGLVNDYYYFMLSGLVSRDEYLRAVSMVEGRAGYLPALELSDQLFTLFLVNPTAFGDRALRYHRSQLGAVSARPEEHFRELAGRLAHRLAAMDRGYAGELAKQFGKPVDPNMRQAVYTAYAVATGDLEGLRREYDSQQLDSEKVKVLNAAVQVRDRSVLARALDWVASGKRQNMLYVLMAAYNPEGRDVLWGWLRDGGLDRLEKAFEGTAIVYRWLMGVIPFIGLGREREVEDFFASRPEGSRPEIRGGLEILEAYSRLRS